The Polaribacter sp. MED152 region ATTATTAGTACTATTGGAAATATCCTTTTTTTGTTGTTGCTTATTTTTCCAAAACAAAACATCAGTAGGTTCCCAAATTGGCTGTTTTAGAATGGTAATATTTTTAGGGATTTGTTTTTCTAAAGAAGCATCTGCTTTTGGATAATTCGCGTTTTCTACTGTATAAATTATAGGTTCAATGTCAAAATTTTGTAAATACTTTACAAATTTTAACCAACGTTGAACGCCAGAACCACCTGCAGGAGGCCAATAATATGTTATAATTAATACTTTCAATAAAATTTAATCTATGTATAAACTTAATAATTTAATACTTTCTGCTTCCCAATTTTCATTTTTTTGCATTACTGCATTAAATGCATTTTCTGTTTTTAATTGATATGTACTATAATTCTGATAAATATCCACAACTTTTTTAGCAAAATCATTGGTATCATTTGCTTTAAAAACAATACCTGCATCGTATTTATTTACGATTCTTTGCAAGGGTTTGCAAGAACTTACTAAAAGTAAGCTTTTACTCATCATAATTTGAAATAATTTATGTGGAATTGTATTATCTGTATGTTCGTTTGCTAAATGAGGAATAATGTTGATGTTGGTTTTTTGCATAATGGTTGAAACTTCATCAAAAGGCCTGTATCCAACAAAAACAACCGAATTCTGAAGATTGTGTTCTACAACCAATTGCTTTAAAGTATGCTCTACATCTACACTACCTTTTCCAATTAAAAACAGCTTCGCTTCAGGAATATTTTTAAGAATGTTTGGCATTGCTTCTATGGCTGTTTGCAAACCCCTATGAGGCCCAAATCCACCAACATAAGTTATAGAAAACTCTTTATCAGTAATAATGTTTTGAGCTACAGCATGCTTAAAATTATCAGCAAATTCTTTTTTCTCATGATTAGAAACCACCACTAATTTGCGTTCATCAATTCCGAAATTTGCAATTAATTTGGTTTTCATTTCTTCAACCACACAAATAACTTTATCATATTTTTTACAGTACTTTTCTTCTTTCTTAGACCATAATTTAGGGTTCATGAATAGCCTATTTTTGAACTGGATTAGTTTACTTTGTTTCCACAAAAACCAAGTTTTTAAAGCTTCTGGGTAATTTTCATGTAAATCTAAATAAATACGCTTTACGTGATTCTTAAACATAAAACCTGTACCTGCCAAGGGTAAATCATGCACATGTAAATACGCTATCTGATATTTCTGAAAAGCCAATTTTAATCCTTTATAAAAAAGTGGATTGATATTGGTTACACTTTCAATAATATCATAAATGCCTTTTTTTGAATTGGTATAATTAGTTCCAATTCTAAAAATAGTTACATCATTTATAATTTCAGATTGCACATCATCCTTTTTTCTAGGACAAACAACCAATACATTTTTACCATTTTCAGCTAAAGATTCTGCCTCTTTTCTTACTCTAATATCATTAGGATAAGCACCATCAACAATCATGCAGATATACTTCATTTTATAAATTCTGTATGGTTTCTAAAACACGTTTTGTAGCATTACCATCCCAAAATTTTGGAACCTCGCCATTTTTAAAAGTACCATTAGTAATAGCTAAAATAGTCTCTGCAATTTTTTGAGTATTAAAAGACAATAAAACATTGGTACCTTCCTCTAAAGTAGATGGTCTTTCTGTATTTTCTCTTAAAGTAATGCAAGGTATTTTAAGGTATGTTGTTTCCTCTTGAATACCTCCACTATCTGTAATTACACAAAATGAATATTTAATTAATTTTTGAAAAGCAAAATAATTTTGAGGTTCAATTATTTTTAATTGATTGATACTTTCTAATTCATTTATCAAATTGAACTTTTCAAAGCTATTCTTAGTTCTAGGGTGCATGGAAAAAACCACCAAATGCTTACTAGTAATGTTTTTAAATAAATCTATAATTTTTAATAAAGCTTCTTTTGTATCTACATTTCTTGGCCTATGCATGGTAACTAAAATATACTTACCTTTTTTCAACGCTATTTCTTCTAATATTGAAGATGCTTCAATTTCATTATTAAAATGAACCAAAGTATCTATCATTGTATTTCCTACAAAGGCAATTTGATTTTCAGCTTTACCAATTTGTTTAAGATTTTCTATTCCGCTTTTTTCGGTAACAAAACAAATATCTGAAATTTCATCAGTCAAAATTCGGTTTACTTCTTCTGGCATTTGCCTATCTAAGCTTCGTAAACCACTTTCTAAATGACCTAATTTAACTCCTAATTTATTGGCTGATATTGCTGCAGCTAAAGTAGAATTTACATCACCCACACATAGTAAAATATTTGGCTCATAAGATTGAATCACCTTTTCTAATGCAATAATAATTTCACCAATTAAGCTATTGGCAGATGTAGCTGAAACTCCTAAAAAATAATCAATTTCAATATTAAATTGCTTTAAAAAGACAGCAGACATTTTTTCATCATAATGCTGACCTGTGTGCGCAATTTTCACTTCTAAATCTGGAAAATTCTTTGCTACTTTTTTAAACTGTGTAATTTTTACAAAGTTGGGTCTAGTACCAACTACAATCAATATTTTTTTCGTCATCTAATTTCTTATTGCATGAACTGCATA contains the following coding sequences:
- a CDS encoding glycosyltransferase encodes the protein MKYICMIVDGAYPNDIRVRKEAESLAENGKNVLVVCPRKKDDVQSEIINDVTIFRIGTNYTNSKKGIYDIIESVTNINPLFYKGLKLAFQKYQIAYLHVHDLPLAGTGFMFKNHVKRIYLDLHENYPEALKTWFLWKQSKLIQFKNRLFMNPKLWSKKEEKYCKKYDKVICVVEEMKTKLIANFGIDERKLVVVSNHEKKEFADNFKHAVAQNIITDKEFSITYVGGFGPHRGLQTAIEAMPNILKNIPEAKLFLIGKGSVDVEHTLKQLVVEHNLQNSVVFVGYRPFDEVSTIMQKTNINIIPHLANEHTDNTIPHKLFQIMMSKSLLLVSSCKPLQRIVNKYDAGIVFKANDTNDFAKKVVDIYQNYSTYQLKTENAFNAVMQKNENWEAESIKLLSLYID
- the wecB gene encoding non-hydrolyzing UDP-N-acetylglucosamine 2-epimerase — its product is MTKKILIVVGTRPNFVKITQFKKVAKNFPDLEVKIAHTGQHYDEKMSAVFLKQFNIEIDYFLGVSATSANSLIGEIIIALEKVIQSYEPNILLCVGDVNSTLAAAISANKLGVKLGHLESGLRSLDRQMPEEVNRILTDEISDICFVTEKSGIENLKQIGKAENQIAFVGNTMIDTLVHFNNEIEASSILEEIALKKGKYILVTMHRPRNVDTKEALLKIIDLFKNITSKHLVVFSMHPRTKNSFEKFNLINELESINQLKIIEPQNYFAFQKLIKYSFCVITDSGGIQEETTYLKIPCITLRENTERPSTLEEGTNVLLSFNTQKIAETILAITNGTFKNGEVPKFWDGNATKRVLETIQNL